Genomic window (Zingiber officinale cultivar Zhangliang chromosome 2B, Zo_v1.1, whole genome shotgun sequence):
aggtggacttagtccgacatgatgataaggttgagtggtactactcttggactaagatattaattaaatgagttgtcagtaactcacttaattagtggacattcgatatcttgaacaaagggagactaacacactcataataagaaggagcccaaaaatgtaatttgggattggtgcggtagttcaataatagttctctagtggaatgaattattattgataaaattaagttgtgtgttcgggacgaacacgggatgcttaattttatcgggagaccaaaaccaattcctcctctcggtccctatcgtagcctcttatttatagagtactatacccacctatacccaccttctatacccaccaaatgggggccggccaagctagcttgggaaccaagctagggccggcctaggtataaaattgggtggccggccctagcttgaacccaagctagtgggggccggccaaattaaattaaaaagggattttaattttaatttttattatgtggaagaaataatttattaaagagaattaaaattaaaatatctctcttgtaaaagatctacaaaagattaaagaaagagattagatctctttcctaatttgtagattggtgagatattttattttctctttaaaattatccacatgttgataaaattaaaattatagaaatttccttttatcaaccatgaagagatttttaaagagaaattttattttttaaaatttccggaaacaaattaggaagttttaattgttgattaaaacttgtctaattttttccttcattgatgtggccggccattggagtttgatttgagaaattttattttatttttctcaattaaatcatgtcaagaaaattaaggaaattttattataattaaatttcctaatttgcttaggccaaggaatataaaagaaggggtaggggtgccttcatgagaaacaacctctattattttctctccctcttttgttccttggtgtggccggccatccttttccctctcttcctcttgtggtggccgaacccctctctttccttggaactcttgtggtggccggatactacttggagaagaagaagaagaaggagaggaagctagcatctcttggagcttggttggtgttttgattttcttccttggtaaagcttctttattggccgaacctagcttggaggagaagaaggtggttggtggtttctcatctcggaagatcgttgcccacacaacgtccgatgttagaagaggaatacggtagaagatcaagaggtttttctacaaggtataactagtaatttttctttccgcatcatactagttatttatggaaataataccaaatacaagaggcttacgttctagaatttcgaatatgtttttcgatgttgtgttcttttgttttttcttttccttgtgatttgattgttctcttcggttaacctaaagttattttaggaaattaaatattagatttctataaaaggttttgtctagtcggtggtggttgctcccatatccaagaaggtcatgtgcctcgccacgtcagtactgggaaccaattatggaaattaatatttaatggaattaataacttaaggagacttgggtcgaacgtgttaagttccgcaggagatccaagtcaaaacctaaaagaacaaatagattaagttttggatcaaacgtgttaagttccgcaggcgatccaaaatttaatttaaaagaacacatggtagctaggaaaaggttcagacctttgtacaaaattttgtacagtggaacctataggttttccgagtagcaaccagcaaTATCTTCATCACTCGAGCCTGTATTAGTATGTCAAGATCCTCTTGTGTTAGTGTTACTGTTGTGAGTCGTCTagcatcttccatcttcttgttCGAATGCAGGCTGCGTTCCCACAAACGGCACCAAAATGATCATGTTCGAAGGCGTGAagctggaaagctggggatgtggtggTTCCGCTGACTGAATGAAGACCTCGCTCCTATCTGCAAAACAAATCAAACCAGGGAAGGAGTCTCTGGTGttggtcctccgatgctcaagttagaaatagaagaagaggaaTCGAAAATAATAGGGATAGAGATGAATCTTGCCTTTTTTTTCATACCTagcatactcttttatacctttcttggtGACTTTCCATCTCcccctatttaatgatattaaattACCGACAGAAGGCATCTTTGTCTTAGTTTCTTTgcatttaatgatagatggagtgttctccTTTGCTTTCTTTTCCCCTTATTAAATATCTCAGtattttcctcttttattatatcGGTTCATTATTTACTGTCAATGACGTACCCTAAGCCGGACGGATGACCCGCTCGGCCGGCTCTCCTGTCGATCGGGCAGATCAGACGTTGTTTCCTCCAGATGGCCGACCGGACATCGGTTCCTCCGATCGGCCTGTGTATTCCCCTCTTGCTCTGGTGACGCAGTTGAACCACGTTGATCGTCTTGACTTTAACTTCCATCGTGACCGTTGACCCATACCAGGCGGGCCCCTTCTTATCGCCACATCAACACCCTTaaagttttattaagtattgCAGCTAAACACATCCTTACATGTTCTTGATATTATTTTGCGGCAAAACAGTATGTGTTCCTTTTAGTCATTTATTATTGAAATTAGGATTACATAATTGTCGGTTTGTTTGTTGCAAAAAAACATTCTCGATAGTATTAATTCGATTTTCCCCCTATTTTCATTTGCTTCATATCACAAATGCCTATGTCTTATATTGTTTATTTCTCGATAGTAAAATGAAGCATCAGAGTGATATTGATGCTAATCAACATAAATAAAGGATTCAATTTAAAGTTTAGAGTCTTAACAGACACAGTGAGAGTACATGTTCAACCAGAATCAATTTTTTGTGGTACCATAACTCGCTGGAGATTATTCGAGTAGCCTCGATATCAATGGAGTTAAGGAAATGAATCATCCTTGGAGATTCAACAAAGTTAATAGTGGAACTCAGCTGAATGTGAGTAATTCAATAAACTAACTCACTTCCAATATGAGCTGATTGCATACCAAATATGTTGACGGATTACCTATCAAATTTCTCTCAATAAAAGGAAATGTTCATGGAATGTTCTTGCAATTGAAAACGAAGAAGAATAAATCATTACCGGGGGAGCTAAAAGAGGTAAAAGAGGCATCAactcttcaaaaatatttattttgcatGTTAATTAAATGTAAATTGAGTTATAGAAAGATAATCGATATTCAAGGTAAACACGTATATATGATAATATTTTCTTCAGATACTAGCTCGTCTTTATCCCTATTGGACAGTTCTTTTTCCCTACCAAACACAGTGGTCGCCATAGCATCATTCTCCTAGAATTATATGTATAAATTAAGAAGATTTTTTATAGCATGACAAATTCAAACACAGTGGTCACCTATGTATTTATGTCAGCAGTATGTGTTATCTTAAATGAATAAGGACAAATaattgaaaaactttataatatTCATAAAGCACTCAAAAGGTTCATAGACAGTGAAATTGAAGTTTGGTTTGCTCCATAATAATCATATTGCCTCTTTATATATTGTTGAGAGAAGTTTATTCTTTAGATGTTGATAAGTTATCATCTAATAATGGATATTAAGTTATTTGTATGGTGATCAATGATGACATGAGTCTCCTCTATTACTATCTGCAGTGAATATTCAATGCAACTGGATATTAAGTTATTCTTTACGCTGAATACCTTTGTAAATGGAATGTGCAGGCATGGGATGATCGGAAGTGCCCTAGATTTTTTccgaaagaaaaaggtcaagtgGCCGGAAGTTAAAGGCAATGCTATCACCTATAAAATCCTGATTGGTGCTTTTCTTCATTCCAACAAAGTAGGAAGGGCGATGGCGTTGTTTGATGAGATGATCAAGGAAGGAGTTTCCCCTGATTCTACAACATACTCCACTCTCATCTGTGGGTTGACTCAAGTTGGTAAATTGGATGATGCTTATTCTAATGCGTTGTTGATGAGAAAGAATGGTTTTCGAGTAGACATAAAGAGCTATAACATTTTGATCAGTGGGTTTTGCAAGAAGAAGATGTTGGATAATGCATTCGAGATATACGACTGAAATGTGCAAGGAAGGGCTTAGGCATAACATCTTCACATACACTACCTTGATTGATGCTTTTTGCAAGGCTGGTGATTTTTCGAAGGTTGATAAATTCCTCAGCGAAATGGTCGATCATGGATGCAAAACCTAATGTTGTCACTTATGGAACTCTGATCAACGGTTACTGCAAGGCTGATGAACTTGACCAGGCCATGAGGAGCATGGAAATGTCAGTGGTGCCGGCCACTGTTATTTATACCATCCTCATTGATTCTTATTGTAAGAATCAAAAAGTTGACCTCTTCAATGAGATGCAGAAACAAGATATATTGCCCGTCGTCAAGACCTACACCTCCATTTTCAAGGGTTTTGAGGACCATAACATGTCTCAGAAAGCCTTCGAGCTTATGGACAAGATGAGTTCACAGGGATGCAAACCGGACTATGTGACAATGAATCTTCTTACAGGATGGTTAACTGCGATCGACGAGGAGAGACTGAGACTATTTGTGTAACGAACGACATCTTCTGATATCCAATCTGGCAATCCTGATGTTTCATAAGCTTCTACTTAGTATGATTTCTGAAGCTTCTTTTCATGATTCATACCTGTCACTGTGTTTCAGACCATTGTCTGAACTTGCAAAGAAAATTGGATTGAAATTGGATTTAGTAAGTCTTTTGCAGTTCTTTGTTGAACAAAATCTGTGTATAATTGCacattttaatttgtaatttgaaaCTGTTTAGTTATTCCATAAGTATTTCCTTTCTCATCCTAATCATTTTCAACCCTTCCAATATTTCATAAAGTTCATGCCTCAAGTTGCAATTTCTCTGTGCTTTAATGTATGACAGTATTAGTGTGATGGGTTTGATTAGGACACTTCACATCTACCTGGAGTTAGATTTTGTATGGATTTTCCTTTGAATAGAAGTTCCATATTATAGCCTATTTCGATTGAGTCATCTAACCGCGACAATCCTATCATCTTCCTTTTAGGGCATTTGATTCTTGGTCGCCTCTAGggccttcttttcctttctttcatCCCATGCCCAACAATAATCTACTTTGTTTACGGTACGACATTTTGGGTCGTCATCAGTTCCTAACAGAATTCTGAAACACTCAAAGTAGTTAGGGACAAGGTTAGGATTATGGTAGATAACTAGGGAATGCACCAGTTCCTAACAGAATATCTAGGACAGCAAACAAAAGTCTCAACTGATAAATGAGAAAGAATAGAAAATGCATTTTTGTACTGCTAAATAAGGCAGTAGAAAAACTTAATGAAAGACATGTTCCCATAAACTACATTCATAATATTATGCATTCATAAAAACACTTCCTCTGAGCCTATTAGATTCATCAAAAATGCATGCCTTAGACTCATTCCTCCTTCAATTCGACTTGAACACAATCAAATCAATAACTCTCACATAGCAATTCCTTTGTTTGCATCATTACTGAGATCGAGACTCATTTCACTTCGTAAGATGACCAATCTAACCAAAAAAAAACtcagttaatttaattaatattagagCAAACTCCCAAAAAAGAAAAGTATTATATTATAAATATgcaaattcatatatgtgcatAAAGAAAGACACTCAAAGGAACTCTAAGGAGACTTGATTAACTTTCTTAAACGCTCAAAGGAACTCTAACATCACCCTCCCCCTTCATTCATTTAATttaactaaaataaaattatatactcTTGATTTAATGAACACGAACCAAATCaatataattaaaattcaaacaaACTATTGGTTTGCAAatcaatataaattataaattttcaaatcttgaccagaatatcatttttgaaaacaaaaattctagaaaaaaaaaaaattataaaaacaatCAAATCTATTGGTTTGCAAATCTAGATTAATCAAACAATCAAATCTATTTACTGTTGGCTTTTGTTTTGTTCTTTGAGAAAATTTATTTTCGTGATAAAACTCCTATCTCTATTTATTTATTTGGTCGTTATGATTTActtttttttcatataatttaaaatagaCTGTGAAGAGATGAATGTAATCATCTTTACTAAAGATACTACCTGGTATTTGCAATGTCATAGACATCCATTGATGATGTCATTCCACTTCAAAAGGTTCTGTAAAAAAAATGATGTGCGAAGGATTTTTCCGTAGGATTAGATGAGAACAAAATGACATTAGGGTCTAAGATATCTCTTTTGTCAATTGGCCTCGGGACAATTTATGTAGTCACATAACTACGGCCAGAACTTTGTTGACTGCTATGACCCGATGCCCATCAAAGAACTATTATCATTCTTGTGCCAAGTCACTTAGGGTTTGTTGGCATGCTCATGAACTAAAAaaagcaaggaaaaaaaaaagatgaatatGATTATGAATGAGAAACTCCATCAAAGAACTATTATCACTCTTGTGCCATGTCACTTAGGGTTTGTTGGCATGTCATGTTCATGAACTAAAAGCAAgttaaaaaagaaagaaaagttaaaaaaagaaagaaaagttaagaaaaaaata
Coding sequences:
- the LOC122048141 gene encoding pentatricopeptide repeat-containing protein At1g12775, mitochondrial-like; translation: MDAKPNVVTYGTLINGYCKADELDQAMRSMEMSVVPATVIYTILIDSYCKNQKVDLFNEMQKQDILPVVKTYTSIFKGFEDHNMSQKAFELMDKMSSQGCKPDYVTMNLLTGWLTAIDEERLRLFVPLSELAKKIGLKLDLVSLLQFFVEQNLCQIMFNDSMNKVLKWDLTSTKGVWALEDVAEESSEMSPPHCSIAVEKSMVTVVSSGATIEFGIVAEIGTTTKIEAFASTLPIAPTTKTSALIIELVESPKTIDHTTKT